From the genome of Helicoverpa zea isolate HzStark_Cry1AcR chromosome 1, ilHelZeax1.1, whole genome shotgun sequence, one region includes:
- the LOC124633787 gene encoding proteasome inhibitor PI31 subunit, with protein MAADALFGWDLTFKTVEKDIKRKSDVIIAFIHWNLSKRGFRSIGIGDERTLSGDEEKSELLPTGWNDKDNYALRYVLDNKLFILHGLSTDGNLIVNLMRSEDLAVSNIAVKIEETVKDLCGPIDKIMPNHKELIYNVKRDLIDTVTERPTATTETQTSRSESTTRRPPEDPLRVPPRPLPGVNPDTPDLWGMPPPRLPNIGSSDLDPFAPSGGGMLFNPFEPRRDRDLENPGLGIPGGLPRGAVPPGARFDPFGPPGGPLPGRRPAPPDADHLPPPGFNDNMFM; from the exons ATGGCAGCCGATGCACTTTTTGGTTGGGatttaacttttaaaactgttgaGAAAGATATCAAGCGTAAATCCGATGTAATTATTGCATTTATACATTGGAACTTATCGAAGAGGGGATTTAGAAGTATTGGAATAGGAGATGAG AGGACTTTATCTGGAGATGAAGAGAAAAGCGAGCTGCTACCAACTGGATGGAATGACAAAGACAACTATGCCCTGAGATATGTTCTTGATAACAAACTGTTCATTCTGCATGGTCTGAGCACTGATGGCAATCTCATTGTCAATCTGATG AGATCTGAAGACTTAGCCGTGTCCAACATAGCAGTAAAGATTGAAGAAACAGTGAAAGACTTATGTGGACCTATTGATAAGATCATGCCAAATCATAAAGAGTTAATATATAATGTGAAGAGGGACCTAATTGATACGGTGACCGAGAGACCTACTGCTACTACTGAGACTCAGACTTCTAGGA GTGAATCTACTACAAGAAGGCCGCCTGAAGATCCACTGAGAGTCCCACCCCGACCCCTGCCGGGAGTCAACCCTGACACACCAGACCTATG GGGCATGCCACCGCCCCGCCTGCCTAACATCGGCAGTTCCGACCTGGACCCCTTCGCTCCCTCCGGCGGCGGCATGCTGTTCAACCCGTTCGAGCCTCGCAGAGACAGAGACCTGGAAAACCCGGGCTTGGGTATACCTGGAGGATTGCCAAG AGGGGCAGTGCCACCAGGAGCTCGTTTCGATCCGTTTGGGCCCCCCGGTGGGCCTCTGCCGGGCCGCCGGCCTGCGCCGCCGGATGCGGATCACCTGCCGCCCCCTGGCTTCAACGATAATATGTTCATGTAG